Proteins from one Streptomyces sp. NBC_00390 genomic window:
- a CDS encoding class II fumarate hydratase produces the protein MSDANGFRIEHDSMGEVRVPAHAKWRAQTQRAVENFPVSGQRLERSHIAALARVKAAAAKVNAQLGVLDKDIADAVVDAADEVAEGRWDEHFPVDVFQTGSGTSSNMNANEVIATLATERLGREVHPNDHVNASQSSNDVFPSSIHIAATAAVTGDLIPALEHLAAALERKAAQFAAVVKSGRTHLMDATPVTLGQEFGGYAAQVRYGIERLKSSLPRLAELPLGGTAVGTGINTPPGFAAAVIAEVARTTGLPLTEARDHFEAQGARDGLVEASGQLRTVAVSLTKIANDLRWMASGPRTGLAEINLPDLQPGSSIMPGKVNPVIPEAVLMVTAQVTGNDATVAAAGAAGNFELNAMLPVIAKNVLESVRLLANASRLLSDRTVDGITANAERAREYAESSPSVVTPLNKYIGYEEAAKVAKKSLAERKTIREVVLESGYVERGALTLEQLDAALDVLRMTHP, from the coding sequence ATGAGCGACGCGAACGGGTTCCGGATCGAGCACGACTCCATGGGCGAGGTGCGGGTCCCGGCCCACGCCAAGTGGCGCGCACAGACACAGCGGGCCGTGGAGAACTTCCCCGTCTCGGGGCAGCGCCTGGAGCGTTCGCACATCGCTGCCCTGGCCCGTGTCAAGGCGGCCGCCGCCAAGGTCAACGCCCAACTGGGCGTGCTCGACAAGGACATCGCCGACGCCGTCGTCGATGCGGCCGACGAGGTGGCCGAGGGCCGCTGGGACGAGCACTTCCCGGTGGACGTCTTCCAGACCGGCTCCGGCACCTCGTCGAACATGAACGCCAACGAGGTCATCGCGACGCTCGCCACCGAGCGGCTCGGCCGCGAGGTGCACCCGAACGATCACGTCAATGCCTCGCAGTCGTCCAACGACGTCTTCCCCTCCTCCATCCACATCGCGGCGACGGCGGCCGTGACCGGCGATCTGATCCCGGCGCTGGAGCATCTGGCGGCCGCGCTGGAGCGCAAGGCGGCCCAGTTCGCGGCGGTCGTGAAATCCGGCCGTACGCATCTGATGGACGCCACCCCCGTCACCCTCGGCCAGGAGTTCGGCGGCTACGCGGCCCAGGTCCGGTACGGGATCGAGCGGCTGAAGTCGTCCCTGCCCCGGCTCGCCGAACTCCCTCTCGGCGGTACCGCGGTGGGCACCGGCATCAACACCCCGCCCGGTTTCGCGGCCGCGGTCATCGCCGAGGTGGCGCGCACGACCGGGCTGCCCCTGACCGAGGCCCGGGACCACTTCGAGGCCCAGGGCGCACGCGACGGCCTGGTGGAGGCGTCCGGCCAGCTGCGCACGGTCGCCGTCTCGCTGACCAAGATCGCCAATGACCTGCGCTGGATGGCGTCCGGCCCGCGCACCGGCCTCGCCGAGATCAATCTGCCCGATCTGCAGCCCGGCTCCTCGATCATGCCCGGCAAGGTGAACCCGGTGATCCCCGAGGCCGTCCTGATGGTGACGGCTCAGGTGACCGGCAACGACGCCACGGTCGCGGCGGCCGGTGCGGCCGGGAACTTCGAGCTGAACGCGATGCTTCCGGTGATCGCCAAGAATGTGCTGGAGTCCGTCCGGCTGCTGGCGAACGCCTCGCGTCTGCTGTCCGACCGCACCGTCGACGGCATCACGGCCAACGCCGAGCGTGCCCGTGAGTACGCGGAGTCCTCGCCGTCGGTCGTCACCCCGCTCAACAAGTACATCGGCTACGAGGAGGCGGCGAAGGTCGCCAAGAAGTCGCTCGCGGAACGGAAGACGATCCGGGAGGTCGTCCTCGAGTCCGGCTATGTGGAGCGTGGAGCGCTGACCCTGGAACAGCTGGACGCGGCGCTGGACGTGCTGCGCATGACGCATCCCTGA
- a CDS encoding fumarate hydratase: MPEFAYTDLLPLGEDTTPYRLVTAEGVSTFEADGRTFLKVDPEALRRLAAEAIHDIQHYLRPAHLAQLRRIIDDPEASSNDKFVALDLLKNANIAAAGVLPMCQDTGTAIVMGKRGQNVLTQGRDEEALSRGVYDAYTKLNLRYSQMAPLTMWEEKNTGSNLPAQIELYATDGGAYKFLFMAKGGGSANKSFLYQETKAVLNEASMMTFLEEKIRSLGTAACPPYHLAIVVGGTSAEFALKTAKYASAHYLDELPAEGSELGHGFRDEELEKKVFELTQRIGIGAQFGGKYFCHDVRVVRLPRHGASLPVAIAVSCSADRQAVAKITAEGVFLEQLETDPARFLPDTTDEQLAEDGDVVKIDLNRPMDEMLAELSKYPVKTRLSLTGPLVVARDIAHAKIKERLDAGEEMPQYLKDHPVYYAGPAKTPEGYASGSFGPTTAGRMDSYVEQFQAAGGSKIMLAKGNRSKQVTDACGTHGGFYLGSIGGPAARLAQDCIKKVEVVEYEELGMEAVWKIEVEDFPAFIVVDDKGHDFFTEPAPAPTFTSIPVRGPGLA, from the coding sequence ATGCCGGAGTTCGCGTATACGGATCTGCTCCCGCTGGGAGAGGACACCACCCCGTACCGGCTGGTGACGGCCGAAGGTGTCTCGACCTTCGAGGCCGACGGACGCACCTTCCTCAAGGTCGACCCCGAGGCGCTGCGCCGGCTCGCCGCCGAGGCGATCCACGACATCCAGCACTACCTCCGCCCCGCGCACCTCGCCCAGCTGCGGCGCATCATCGACGACCCCGAGGCGTCCTCGAACGACAAGTTCGTCGCCCTCGACCTGCTGAAGAACGCCAACATCGCGGCGGCCGGCGTGCTCCCGATGTGCCAGGACACCGGCACGGCCATCGTGATGGGCAAGCGCGGCCAGAACGTGCTCACCCAGGGCCGCGACGAGGAGGCCCTGAGCCGCGGCGTCTACGACGCGTACACCAAGCTCAACCTGCGGTACTCCCAGATGGCCCCGCTGACCATGTGGGAGGAGAAGAACACCGGCTCGAACCTGCCCGCGCAGATCGAGCTGTACGCCACCGACGGCGGCGCCTACAAGTTCCTCTTCATGGCCAAGGGCGGCGGCTCCGCCAACAAGTCCTTCCTCTACCAGGAGACGAAGGCCGTGCTCAACGAGGCGAGCATGATGACGTTCCTGGAGGAGAAGATCCGTTCGCTGGGTACGGCCGCCTGCCCGCCGTACCACCTGGCCATCGTCGTCGGCGGCACGAGCGCCGAGTTCGCGCTCAAGACCGCGAAGTACGCCTCCGCGCACTACCTGGACGAGCTGCCCGCCGAGGGCTCGGAGCTCGGGCACGGCTTCCGCGACGAGGAGCTGGAGAAGAAGGTCTTCGAGCTCACCCAGAGGATCGGCATCGGTGCCCAGTTCGGCGGCAAGTACTTCTGCCACGACGTGCGCGTGGTGCGTCTGCCGCGGCACGGGGCCTCGCTCCCCGTCGCGATCGCCGTCTCCTGCTCGGCCGACCGCCAGGCCGTCGCCAAGATCACCGCCGAGGGCGTCTTCCTGGAGCAGCTGGAGACCGACCCGGCGCGCTTCCTGCCGGACACGACCGACGAGCAGCTCGCCGAGGACGGCGACGTCGTGAAGATCGACCTGAACCGTCCCATGGACGAGATGCTGGCCGAGCTGAGCAAGTACCCGGTCAAGACCCGCCTTTCGCTGACCGGTCCGCTGGTCGTGGCACGCGACATCGCGCACGCCAAGATCAAGGAGCGGCTGGACGCGGGCGAGGAGATGCCGCAGTACCTGAAGGACCACCCGGTCTACTACGCCGGCCCGGCCAAGACCCCCGAGGGCTACGCCTCCGGCTCCTTCGGTCCGACCACGGCCGGCCGCATGGACAGTTACGTCGAGCAGTTCCAGGCGGCGGGCGGCTCCAAGATCATGCTCGCCAAGGGCAACCGCTCGAAGCAGGTCACCGACGCCTGCGGCACGCACGGCGGCTTCTACCTGGGTTCGATCGGCGGCCCGGCGGCGCGCCTCGCGCAGGACTGCATCAAGAAGGTCGAGGTCGTCGAGTACGAGGAGCTCGGCATGGAGGCGGTCTGGAAGATCGAGGTTGAGGACTTCCCCGCGTTCATCGTCGTCGACGACAAGGGGCACGACTTCTTCACCGAGCCGGCCCCGGCGCCGACGTTCACCTCGATTCCGGTGCGGGGCCCCGGGCTCGCGTAG
- a CDS encoding ricin-type beta-trefoil lectin domain protein: protein MKGTGHRLRRLGATVAAAALLATVLGGAASAAPAVAGNTTAPTNSASVPLPAELEALRAAEATALYGSPAERPFSQRKTGLISLGDSEISGEGVGTYEPGTNGPDNWCHRSPDAAIHRTGIAADVTYNVACSGADTGNIRIGGHKQHADELVQSDSLAIKARNTRVKMVLLVAGANDDLQFGPVMTDCVVRYLTIQGPCAPKYAPGWQARVDGLAPKVEQTVRDLRTVMREAGYADGDYKLVVMGYPSPIGPDFRDNPHFPGKLFCGGTGYDSDTVWGRNTAVPAFERGMRAVARNTGAVYLDNSRLFHGHEVCMEDTWARGLYVDITNPFPPDSNSVRQSFHPNIRGHAAFASCLTQIYNSGLREASCADVASGGKPELFPLAWDDAYRPLKNQATGSCVDVDAAVSRNGTAVLGWDCHGGRNQGWWYDSARRSLHTELTQDRCLDVSGGTYRAGAGLIVWNCHGGANQQFVRTGDTIRPAADQSLCLTLASAKEAVRLQACTGAANQRFV from the coding sequence ATGAAGGGCACCGGACACAGACTTCGAAGACTGGGCGCCACGGTCGCGGCCGCCGCGTTACTCGCCACCGTCCTCGGCGGGGCGGCGTCCGCGGCCCCTGCCGTGGCCGGGAACACCACCGCCCCCACGAACAGCGCATCCGTCCCCCTGCCGGCCGAGCTGGAGGCCCTCCGGGCCGCCGAGGCCACCGCGCTCTACGGCAGCCCTGCCGAACGCCCGTTCTCCCAGCGGAAGACCGGCCTGATCTCGCTCGGCGACAGCGAGATCTCCGGCGAGGGCGTCGGCACCTACGAGCCGGGCACCAACGGCCCCGACAACTGGTGTCACCGCTCGCCCGACGCCGCCATCCACCGCACCGGCATCGCCGCCGACGTCACCTACAACGTCGCCTGCTCCGGCGCGGACACAGGAAACATCAGGATCGGCGGCCACAAGCAGCACGCCGACGAACTCGTGCAGAGCGACAGCCTCGCCATCAAGGCCCGCAACACCCGTGTCAAGATGGTGCTGTTGGTGGCCGGCGCCAACGACGACCTGCAGTTCGGCCCGGTGATGACCGACTGCGTGGTGCGCTATCTGACCATCCAGGGCCCGTGCGCCCCGAAGTACGCGCCCGGCTGGCAGGCGCGCGTGGACGGCCTGGCCCCCAAGGTCGAGCAGACGGTCCGCGACCTGCGCACCGTGATGCGAGAGGCCGGCTACGCCGACGGTGACTACAAGCTGGTCGTCATGGGCTACCCGAGCCCCATAGGCCCCGATTTCCGCGACAACCCGCACTTCCCCGGCAAGCTGTTCTGCGGCGGGACGGGCTACGACTCCGACACCGTGTGGGGCCGCAACACCGCCGTCCCCGCCTTCGAACGCGGCATGCGCGCCGTGGCCCGGAACACCGGCGCGGTCTACCTCGACAACTCCCGCCTCTTCCACGGCCACGAGGTCTGCATGGAGGACACCTGGGCGCGCGGGCTCTATGTGGACATCACCAACCCCTTCCCGCCGGACTCCAATTCGGTCCGCCAGTCCTTCCACCCCAACATCCGGGGCCACGCCGCCTTCGCGTCGTGCCTGACCCAGATCTACAACTCGGGGCTGCGTGAGGCGAGTTGTGCCGACGTGGCGTCCGGCGGCAAGCCGGAGCTCTTCCCGCTGGCCTGGGACGACGCGTACCGTCCGCTGAAGAACCAGGCCACGGGCAGCTGCGTCGACGTCGATGCCGCGGTGAGCCGCAACGGCACCGCTGTCCTCGGCTGGGACTGCCACGGCGGCCGCAACCAGGGCTGGTGGTACGACTCCGCCCGCAGGTCACTGCACACGGAGCTGACCCAGGACCGCTGTCTGGACGTGTCCGGCGGTACGTACCGGGCGGGCGCGGGCCTGATCGTGTGGAACTGCCACGGCGGCGCGAACCAGCAGTTCGTCCGCACGGGGGACACGATCCGCCCGGCGGCGGACCAGTCCCTCTGCCTGACGCTGGCATCGGCGAAGGAAGCGGTGCGTCTGCAGGCGTGCACGGGCGCGGCGAACCAGCGCTTCGTGTAG
- a CDS encoding SpoIIE family protein phosphatase, producing the protein MTEHPTSHEGRQPLAARSQERTRPRVQAPAAAAAAAAATPSGPPPQPRAGQVQPQVQAQAPAPDIAGTARREGDRLRFVGAATRRIARGIDLDEIVLGLCRATVPTFSDAILVYLRDPLPVGDERPVSPFVLRLRRTDRLRLSGEDADQAVGSALPVLDSQHEVAPAAELCEVRSGGALSEVLRGVRPVFGDSAAARAALPELLGDGRSVPLGHRAILAPLRGRRRVIGAAVFLRRPDRPAFEPNDLLVAAQLATHTALGIDKAVLYGREAYIADELQRTMLPDSLPQPTGVRLASRYLPAAETARVGGDWYDAIPLPGSRVALVVGDVMGHSMTSAAIMGQLRTTAQTLAGLDLPPQEVLHHLDEQAQRLGTDRMATCLYAVYDPVSHRITIANAGHPPPVLLHLGGRAEVLRVPPGAPIGVGGVDFEAVELDAPAGATLLLYTDGLVESRLRDVWTGIEQLRERLAATAQLTGPDHSPPLEALCDDVLDMLGPGDRDDDIALLAARFDGIAPSDVAYWFLEPEDAAPGRARRLARRALARWGMEELSDSVELLVSEVVTNAVRYAERPVTLRLLRTDVLRCEVGDDSPQLPRQRRARDTDEGGRGLFLVNRLARRWGATRLSTGKVVWFELPTRT; encoded by the coding sequence GTGACGGAGCATCCCACCTCCCACGAAGGCCGGCAGCCCCTGGCTGCCCGGTCCCAGGAACGCACCCGGCCTCGGGTCCAGGCGCCCGCGGCCGCGGCTGCCGCTGCCGCGGCCACGCCCTCGGGGCCGCCGCCGCAGCCGCGTGCGGGACAGGTACAGCCCCAGGTGCAGGCACAGGCACCCGCGCCGGACATCGCGGGGACCGCGCGCCGCGAGGGTGACCGGCTGCGGTTCGTCGGGGCCGCCACCCGGCGGATCGCGCGCGGGATCGACCTGGACGAGATCGTGCTCGGGCTGTGCCGGGCGACCGTGCCGACGTTCTCGGACGCGATCCTCGTCTATCTGCGCGATCCCCTGCCCGTCGGCGACGAACGCCCCGTGTCACCGTTCGTGCTGCGGCTGCGCCGCACCGACCGGCTCCGTTTAAGCGGTGAGGACGCGGATCAGGCCGTGGGATCCGCCCTGCCGGTCCTCGATTCCCAGCACGAGGTCGCCCCGGCCGCCGAGCTGTGCGAGGTGCGTTCCGGCGGAGCCCTGTCCGAGGTGCTGCGCGGGGTGCGTCCCGTCTTCGGCGACTCGGCCGCCGCCCGGGCGGCGCTGCCCGAGCTGCTCGGCGACGGCCGGTCCGTACCCCTGGGCCACCGGGCCATACTGGCCCCGCTGCGCGGGCGTCGGCGTGTCATCGGTGCCGCCGTGTTCCTGCGCCGTCCCGACCGGCCCGCCTTCGAGCCCAACGACCTGCTGGTCGCCGCCCAGTTGGCGACGCACACCGCGCTCGGCATCGACAAGGCCGTGCTGTACGGCCGCGAGGCGTACATCGCCGACGAGCTGCAGCGCACCATGCTGCCCGACTCGCTCCCCCAGCCGACCGGTGTCCGGCTCGCCTCGCGCTATCTGCCGGCCGCCGAGACCGCCCGGGTCGGCGGTGACTGGTACGACGCCATCCCGCTGCCGGGCAGCCGCGTCGCACTGGTCGTCGGCGATGTCATGGGCCACTCGATGACCTCCGCGGCGATCATGGGCCAGCTGCGCACCACCGCGCAGACCCTGGCCGGGCTGGATCTGCCGCCCCAGGAGGTGCTGCACCACCTGGACGAGCAGGCCCAGCGGCTCGGCACCGACCGGATGGCGACCTGCCTGTACGCGGTCTACGACCCGGTCTCGCACCGCATCACCATCGCCAACGCCGGTCATCCGCCGCCGGTCCTGCTGCACCTGGGCGGACGGGCCGAGGTGCTGCGGGTGCCGCCCGGCGCGCCCATCGGCGTCGGCGGGGTGGACTTCGAGGCGGTGGAGCTCGACGCCCCGGCCGGAGCCACGCTCCTGCTGTACACGGACGGCCTGGTGGAGTCACGGCTGCGCGATGTGTGGACGGGGATCGAGCAGCTGCGGGAGCGGCTCGCCGCCACCGCCCAGCTGACCGGCCCGGACCACTCGCCGCCGCTGGAGGCCCTCTGCGACGACGTGCTGGACATGCTCGGCCCCGGCGACCGGGACGACGACATCGCGCTGCTCGCGGCCCGTTTCGACGGGATCGCGCCGAGTGATGTCGCCTACTGGTTCCTGGAGCCGGAGGACGCGGCACCGGGCCGGGCGCGCAGGCTGGCCCGTCGTGCGCTGGCCCGCTGGGGTATGGAGGAGCTGAGCGACTCGGTGGAGCTGCTCGTCAGCGAGGTGGTGACCAATGCCGTTCGGTACGCCGAGCGGCCGGTGACGCTGCGGCTCCTGCGGACGGACGTGCTGCGCTGCGAGGTCGGTGACGACTCTCCGCAGCTGCCCAGGCAGCGGCGGGCGCGGGACACCGACGAGGGCGGTCGCGGGCTGTTCCTGGTGAACCGGCTGGCAAGGCGGTGGGGGGCGACCCGGCTGTCCACCGGCAAGGTGGTGTGGTTCGAGCTGCCTACCCGTACGTAA
- the fomD gene encoding cytidylyl-2-hydroxypropylphosphonate hydrolase produces MTGTERFARWTAGDHILWRYRGHAPDLEGRALTICRPVTVVKDTADVLAVWMAPGTECVKPVLADGTPVHEEPLATRYTAPRTTTRDRWFGTGVLKLARPGDPWSVWLFWEPGWRFKSWYVNLEEPRTRWAGGIDSEDHFLDISVYPDRSWLWRDEDEFAQAQQVGLLDAAKAERVREAGRAAVAAIGSWTAPFCDGWEHWRPDPSWPVPHLPADWDRTPARLAS; encoded by the coding sequence ATGACAGGCACGGAACGCTTCGCACGCTGGACGGCAGGGGACCACATCCTCTGGCGTTACCGCGGCCATGCCCCGGACCTGGAAGGCCGCGCCCTGACCATCTGCCGCCCCGTGACCGTCGTGAAGGACACCGCCGACGTGCTGGCGGTGTGGATGGCCCCGGGGACGGAGTGCGTGAAGCCGGTGCTCGCCGACGGCACCCCGGTGCACGAGGAGCCGCTCGCCACCCGCTACACGGCGCCGCGCACGACCACCCGGGACCGCTGGTTCGGTACGGGCGTCCTCAAGCTGGCCCGCCCGGGTGACCCGTGGTCGGTGTGGCTGTTCTGGGAGCCGGGCTGGCGGTTCAAGAGCTGGTACGTCAACCTCGAGGAGCCTCGTACCCGGTGGGCGGGCGGTATCGACTCCGAGGACCACTTCCTCGACATCTCGGTCTACCCGGACCGCAGCTGGCTGTGGCGGGACGAGGACGAGTTCGCGCAGGCCCAGCAGGTCGGCCTGTTGGACGCGGCCAAGGCCGAACGGGTACGGGAGGCGGGCCGTGCGGCCGTCGCGGCCATCGGGTCCTGGACGGCCCCGTTCTGCGACGGCTGGGAGCACTGGCGCCCGGACCCGTCCTGGCCGGTCCCCCACCTCCCGGCGGACTGGGACCGGACCCCGGCCCGGCTCGCTTCCTGA
- a CDS encoding DUF1707 SHOCT-like domain-containing protein gives MDLDKQPQKPVVPADTTGAIRASDADRDRIADILREAMAEGRLDADEHAERIDAAYRAKTVGELEPLVQDLPAATRRAAARVAGADDSELPAGPAENLIAVFSSSTRKGRWRVGRRTNTFALFGNIEIDLTEALFGQRLTVINATAIFGNVEVRVPENISLRGSGTGIVGNFEVHTLEAADPEAPVVVVNGYTVFGNVEAKPKRGRRISDLHDRLRKHLH, from the coding sequence GTGGACCTCGACAAGCAGCCCCAGAAACCGGTCGTCCCCGCGGACACCACCGGTGCCATCCGCGCGTCCGACGCCGATCGTGACCGGATCGCGGACATCCTCCGGGAAGCCATGGCCGAGGGCAGGCTGGACGCCGACGAGCACGCCGAGCGGATCGACGCCGCCTACCGGGCCAAGACCGTGGGGGAGCTCGAGCCGCTGGTGCAGGACCTGCCGGCCGCGACCAGGCGCGCGGCCGCGCGGGTGGCGGGCGCCGACGACTCCGAGCTGCCCGCCGGCCCCGCCGAGAACCTGATCGCCGTCTTCTCCAGCTCCACCCGCAAGGGCCGCTGGCGTGTAGGCCGCAGGACCAACACCTTCGCCCTCTTCGGCAACATCGAGATCGACCTCACCGAGGCGCTGTTCGGGCAGCGGCTCACGGTGATCAACGCGACGGCCATTTTCGGCAATGTCGAGGTGCGCGTCCCGGAGAACATCTCCCTGCGCGGCAGCGGCACCGGGATCGTCGGAAACTTCGAGGTCCACACGCTGGAGGCGGCGGATCCGGAGGCGCCCGTGGTGGTCGTCAACGGGTACACGGTTTTCGGCAATGTCGAGGCCAAGCCCAAGCGGGGCCGCCGTATCTCCGATCTCCACGACCGCCTGCGCAAACACCTGCACTGA
- a CDS encoding catalase, whose protein sequence is MTESPPRTPYTTNNAGVPVESDEHSLTVGSDGPILLQDHYLIEKMAQFNRERVPERVVHAKGAGAYGIFEVINDVSQFTRADLFQPGRRTEMLARFSTVAGEQGSPDTWRDPRGFALKFYTEHGNYDLVGNNTPVFFVRDTIKFQDFIRSQKRHPATGLRSNDMQWDFWTLSPESAHMVTWLMGDRGIPKTYRHMNGYGSHTYMWINGGGERFWVKYHFKTDQGIDFLTQAEADELAGADADKHRRDLWESIESGNAPSWTLKVQIMPFEDAADYRFNPFDLTKVWPHGDYPLIDVGRMTLDKNPEDYFIHIEQAAFEPSNMVPGIGPSPDKMLLGRLFSYPDTHRYRIGPNYAQLPPNRARSQVNSYAKDGPMRYEPANAARPYAPNSYGGPAADFQQFGDPAGWAAAGELVREAYKLHAEDDDWGQPGTMVRKVLDDAARERLVSNVGGHLLEGVTKPVLDRALEYWRTIDKDIGDRIAKKVNGG, encoded by the coding sequence GTGACCGAGTCACCCCCCAGGACTCCGTACACGACGAACAACGCCGGCGTCCCGGTGGAGAGCGACGAGCATTCGCTCACCGTGGGTTCCGACGGTCCGATCCTGCTCCAGGACCACTATCTGATCGAGAAAATGGCCCAGTTCAACCGTGAACGGGTTCCCGAGCGGGTGGTGCACGCCAAGGGGGCGGGTGCGTACGGCATCTTCGAAGTCATCAATGATGTAAGCCAGTTCACCAGGGCCGACCTCTTCCAGCCGGGCAGGCGCACCGAGATGCTGGCCCGCTTCTCGACGGTCGCCGGTGAACAGGGCTCCCCAGACACCTGGCGCGACCCGCGTGGCTTCGCGCTGAAGTTCTACACCGAGCACGGCAACTACGACCTGGTCGGCAACAACACGCCGGTCTTCTTCGTACGCGACACCATCAAGTTCCAGGACTTCATCCGGTCCCAGAAGCGGCATCCGGCCACCGGGCTGCGGAGCAACGACATGCAGTGGGACTTCTGGACGCTGTCCCCCGAGTCCGCGCACATGGTGACGTGGCTGATGGGCGACCGCGGCATCCCGAAGACCTACCGCCATATGAACGGCTACGGCTCCCACACCTATATGTGGATCAACGGCGGCGGCGAGCGGTTCTGGGTGAAGTACCACTTCAAGACCGACCAGGGCATCGACTTCCTCACCCAGGCCGAGGCGGACGAGCTGGCCGGCGCGGACGCGGACAAGCACCGCCGCGATCTGTGGGAGTCGATCGAGTCCGGGAACGCGCCGTCGTGGACCCTCAAGGTCCAGATCATGCCGTTCGAGGACGCGGCCGACTACCGCTTCAACCCGTTCGACCTGACCAAGGTGTGGCCGCACGGCGACTACCCCCTGATCGACGTGGGCCGGATGACGCTCGACAAGAACCCTGAGGACTACTTCATCCACATCGAGCAGGCCGCCTTCGAACCATCGAACATGGTGCCCGGCATCGGACCATCGCCGGACAAGATGCTGCTCGGGCGGCTGTTCTCCTACCCGGACACGCACCGGTACCGGATCGGGCCGAACTACGCCCAGCTGCCGCCCAACAGGGCGCGATCGCAGGTGAATTCGTACGCCAAGGACGGCCCGATGCGCTACGAGCCGGCGAACGCGGCCAGGCCCTACGCCCCGAACTCGTACGGCGGGCCGGCGGCCGACTTCCAGCAGTTCGGCGACCCGGCGGGCTGGGCGGCCGCCGGCGAGCTGGTGCGCGAGGCGTACAAACTGCATGCCGAGGACGACGACTGGGGCCAGCCGGGCACGATGGTCCGCAAGGTTCTGGACGACGCGGCCCGTGAGCGGCTGGTGTCGAACGTCGGCGGGCATCTGCTCGAAGGGGTCACCAAACCGGTGCTGGACCGGGCGCTGGAGTACTGGCGCACCATCGACAAGGACATCGGCGACCGGATCGCCAAGAAGGTGAACGGCGGCTGA